In Panacibacter ginsenosidivorans, the following proteins share a genomic window:
- a CDS encoding ABC transporter permease — MTWKLTWRNLWRNKRRTIITMASISFAVVLAIVIKSLQEGVFNNLIKNVVSFYSGYIQVHKRGYQDEQVLENSFVLSDSLLKKIQQPSVKEIVPRIESFALASTGNTTKGCMVVGTDPEKENQLTSLKSKLKAGAYFNKNENVALIAEGLARRLYLTVNDTIVLLGQGYQGAIAAGKYAIKGIVKFGQPQLNDGLVYLPLATAQKFLSAENIVTSVALAIDDPENLDIIQQSVASGLDNEYEVMTWKQMMPDIENHMKADAAGFYVWTGILYLIIAFGIFGTILMMTAERKYEFGMLIAIGMKKIKLGKMLIAETVLISICGTLTGILISVPVVLYLQKKPIHFTGDRARAYENFGFEAIFPATFNGDIFLSQAFIVLIIAMLIGIYPLWNVSRLNPVAAMRK; from the coding sequence ATGACCTGGAAACTTACATGGAGAAATCTCTGGCGTAATAAACGCCGCACCATTATTACCATGGCATCAATATCGTTTGCTGTTGTGTTGGCAATTGTTATAAAATCATTGCAGGAAGGCGTTTTTAATAATCTTATTAAAAATGTTGTAAGCTTTTACTCAGGATATATTCAGGTTCATAAAAGAGGTTACCAGGATGAACAAGTGCTTGAAAATAGTTTTGTGCTTTCCGATTCATTGTTAAAAAAGATTCAGCAACCATCCGTAAAAGAAATTGTACCGCGAATTGAATCATTTGCACTTGCATCAACAGGAAATACAACGAAAGGTTGCATGGTGGTTGGCACAGATCCGGAAAAAGAAAATCAACTCACTTCACTTAAAAGCAAATTGAAAGCCGGCGCTTACTTTAATAAAAATGAAAATGTAGCATTGATCGCAGAAGGATTAGCAAGACGATTATACTTAACAGTAAATGATACTATTGTTTTGCTTGGTCAGGGATACCAGGGAGCAATTGCCGCTGGAAAGTATGCTATAAAGGGAATTGTAAAATTTGGTCAGCCACAATTGAATGATGGTCTTGTGTATTTACCATTAGCTACCGCACAAAAATTTTTGAGTGCAGAAAATATTGTCACATCCGTTGCGCTTGCCATCGACGATCCTGAAAATCTTGACATCATTCAGCAGTCAGTGGCATCAGGACTTGACAATGAATATGAAGTGATGACATGGAAACAAATGATGCCTGATATAGAGAATCACATGAAAGCAGATGCTGCAGGTTTTTATGTATGGACAGGTATTCTTTATCTCATCATTGCATTTGGAATCTTTGGAACAATACTAATGATGACTGCAGAAAGAAAATATGAATTCGGAATGCTGATCGCAATTGGCATGAAGAAAATTAAGTTGGGAAAAATGCTGATTGCCGAAACAGTTTTAATCAGTATCTGCGGCACTTTAACCGGAATACTGATAAGCGTTCCTGTTGTTTTATACCTGCAAAAAAAACCAATTCATTTTACAGGAGACAGAGCCAGGGCCTATGAGAATTTTGGATTTGAAGCAATATTCCCTGCAACATTTAACGGAGATATTTTTTTATCACAGGCATTCATCGTTTTAATAATAGCGATGCTCATCGGGATCTACCCTTTGTGGAATGTAAGCAGGCTAAATCCTGTTGCAGCAATGAGAAAATAA
- a CDS encoding ABC transporter permease, protein MLIKVAWRNIWRNKTRSLVIIAAVAIGLWAGFFLMSFYNGLIEQRISAAIETEISHIQIHHSKFSNDYDIQYYIPYAENLLQQTKKNSLVKAAAGRVIIKGMISTASGSSGIQINGVMPAEEDHLTQLKNKLVNGTYFTASKPYEIIVSEKTLKKLKLKLNAKTILTFQDRDGNIASGAFRIIGIYKTVNTPYDESNVFVNICDIDTLAGITHQYNEIALLLRSGKEVENVKQQLQKEYPQLEIKTWTEISPEMNLLVSASDQTMLIYMGIIMLALAFGIINTMLMAVLERTREIGMLLALGMNRIKVFTMILLETVFLVFAGTPVGIAFGLSTIAYTHKSGINLKQFSEAYSSLGYSSLIYPTFNARQFFLMLAMVIATALVASLLPARRALKLKPAEAIRR, encoded by the coding sequence ATGTTGATCAAAGTAGCATGGAGAAATATCTGGCGAAACAAAACGCGAAGCCTTGTTATCATTGCTGCAGTTGCTATTGGTTTGTGGGCTGGATTTTTCCTTATGTCATTTTACAACGGTCTTATTGAACAACGCATCAGTGCGGCGATTGAAACGGAAATATCACACATACAAATTCATCATTCAAAATTTTCAAATGACTACGACATACAATACTATATACCATACGCAGAAAATTTATTACAACAAACAAAAAAGAACTCACTTGTAAAAGCTGCGGCAGGAAGAGTGATCATCAAGGGAATGATCTCTACTGCATCGGGCAGCAGCGGCATACAAATAAACGGAGTGATGCCGGCAGAGGAAGATCATCTTACGCAACTCAAAAACAAACTGGTTAATGGAACTTATTTCACTGCTTCAAAGCCCTATGAAATAATTGTAAGCGAAAAAACTTTGAAGAAACTTAAGCTAAAATTAAATGCAAAAACAATTCTCACCTTCCAGGATAGAGATGGCAACATTGCTTCAGGTGCGTTTCGCATTATTGGCATTTATAAAACCGTGAACACACCTTATGATGAAAGCAATGTGTTTGTAAATATTTGCGACATAGATACACTTGCTGGCATCACACATCAATACAATGAAATTGCTTTGCTGTTACGTTCAGGAAAAGAAGTTGAAAATGTAAAGCAACAATTACAAAAAGAGTATCCGCAACTTGAAATAAAAACATGGACGGAAATTTCACCCGAGATGAATTTGCTTGTTTCTGCATCAGATCAAACTATGCTAATCTATATGGGCATCATCATGCTTGCACTTGCATTCGGCATCATCAACACCATGTTGATGGCTGTGCTTGAAAGAACAAGAGAAATAGGAATGCTGCTCGCTCTCGGCATGAACAGGATAAAAGTTTTCACGATGATCTTACTCGAAACCGTTTTTCTTGTTTTCGCCGGAACACCCGTCGGCATTGCGTTTGGCTTAAGCACTATTGCTTACACACACAAAAGCGGCATCAATCTAAAACAATTTTCAGAAGCTTATTCCAGCCTCGGCTACAGCAGTCTCATTTACCCAACATTCAATGCGCGGCAATTTTTTTTAATGCTTGCAATGGTCATCGCAACGGCGCTTGTTGCATCACTTTTGCCGGCGCGAAGAGCATTAAAATTAAAACCTGCAGAAGCAATACGAAGATGA